A stretch of DNA from Paenibacillus sp. FSL W8-0186:
CGGGATATCGCATGTATGTGCAAAAAAAACGCCAGCCGGTCAAACGTCAGGCCGAGAAGGAACGAGAAGCTAACGACGCTTTGCTGCTGGAAGAGCTAGCTTCCAAAGGGAAGCGGCGCAGCTTGTACAAAATCCGTTTCCAAAGCAGGGATTGGCTCTGGGTTGGCCTGGTCACTTTACTGTACGCAGCGCTGGCCTTGTACCAACTAGGATCGACGAAGGCGCCGGTTACCGAATGGAGGCCGACGAAGCCGGTCAGCTTTTATGTAGATTTCGGCGAGGCTAAGACTGTGGATCGTGTTCATTTCTTCGGCGGAGCTTCGACGGGAGCGTTCAAATTGGACTTCGGGAATGATCCTGCATCCTGGGAAAAAACGATTGAACTCTCCGATGATATAGGCGCGGTCTTCGCCTGGAAAAGCGAGGCGGTCGGCATAGAAGCCAGGTACGCCCGGATTACGGTAGAGCATGTCGGCATTTCGCTGCATGAAATGGCATTTTATGAAGCGGGGCACGACAAGCCTGTCCCTATAGCTGGCATATATGATGAAACGGAAGGGGCAAGGGGGAGTGACAGAAGCGCATTGTTATTTGATGAGGCATCGACCTCGGTAATTTACCCCGGTTTTATTAACAGCACTTATTTCGATGAAATATATCATGCCAGAACCGCATATGAATATTGGCATCATTTGCCTCCGTATGAAACGACGCATCCGCCGCTCGGCAAGCTGCTGATCGGACTGGGCATGCAGCTGTTCGGATTCAGCCCGTTAGGCTGGCGTATCGCAGGAACATTGTTTGGAGCGGCGATGCTGCCGCTAATTTACCGGTTTGCCCTGCAGCTCTTCGGGCAGCGAAAATATGCAGTCATGTCTATGGTGCTCCTTGCAGCTGAGTTTATGCATTTTGCACAGACGCGTATCGCAACGATTGACGTTTACGCCGTGTTTTTTATCCTGCTGATGTTTTATAGCATGAATCGTTATCTGCACATGAGCTTTCATAAGCAGCCCCTGGGTAAAACGCTGGTTCCTCTGGCCTGGACGGGGTTATTCTTCGGCATCGGGATTTCGACTAAATGGATTGTGTTGTATGGCGGCGCAGGGCTGGCGTTGCTGCTGCTTCTGTCTTTGCTAAGCCGCTATAAGGAATATGCTGCCGTCAAACGCAGGGTTAAAGCCCGTGAAGGGAATGAAGAATCGGAGCAGCAGGAGCTATATCACCGTATTCAAGAAGGCTTCTGGCGAAAGACGCTGATTACTTTAGGTTGCTGCTGTATCTTTTTTGTGGCGATTCCTGCAGCGATCTACACCTTCAGCTATATTCCGGCCCTTGCTGCCACAGAGGGCGGTTTCAATTTAAACAATTTGATTCAGGCGCAAAAGGATATGTTCGACTATCACAGCAGACTTGTAGGGAGTCATCCGTTTGCTTCGTCTTGGTGGGAATGGCCATTCATGAAGAGGCCTGTCTGGTTCTACAGTGCCCAGGGTGAAACCGGCGGTCTGGCTGAGGGAATGGTGTCCAGCATCGTGACGATAGGCAACCCGCTGATTTGGTGGACTGGAATCGTCGCTATGGCTGCGGCGCTATGGCTAAGCGTGAAGCGGCGAGAATTCGGGAAGTATGTCATGTGGATTTCTTTTCTGGCCCAATATATTCCTTGGATGCTTGTTACGCGGGAGACATTCCTCTACCACTATTTCGCCATGGTGCCGTTTGTGATTGTGGCTATCGTGTATATCACTAGTATTGCCGAGCAAAAATGGGCCCGCTTCAAGTACGTTAGATATGCGTTTATATGCGCTGCGGTGCTGCTGTTTGCGATGTTCTATCCCGTTCTGTCAGGGATGGCCGTGAATTCGGGATACGTTGAGCATGTACTGAGATGGTTCCCGACCTGGATATTTTAGTTCTCAGGTGAGAGCCTTTTGGCTGGAAAGCAGAGATGGCCAGGATGTAAGTTATCAGGTGAAGGAGGGGCAGTTATGGAAATAGGCTGCAGCGTTATCGTACCGATGTTTAATGAAGAGGAAGTGATTGAGCATACGTATCATCGCCTGAAGCAGGTCATGGATTGTGCAGAGGAAGGTTATGAGATTATTTTTGTAAACGACGGAAGCCGGGACAGAACTGCCCAAATGGTGGAAGCAATTTGCCATAAAGACCCGAATGTGAAGTTAATCCAATTCTCCAGGAATTTTGGCCATCAGGTAGCGATCAGCGCTGGAATGGACTATGCCTCTGGCCGCTGCGTCGTTATTATCGATGCCGATTTGCAGGATCCGCCCGAGCTTATTCTGGAAATGCTCAGCAAATGGAGAGAGGGTTACGAAGTGGTGTACGGCAAGCGTATCAAGCGCAAAGGCGAGAGTGTATTCAAGAAAACGACCGCGCTGCTGTTTTATCGGCTGCTTGGGAGAATGACGAAGGTAGACATTCCGCTCGATACCGGGGATTTTCGCCTAATCGACCGGAAAGTGTGCGATGTGCTGAAAAGCTTAAAGGAGAAAAACCGCTTTGTTCGCGGATTGGTAGGCTGGGCGGGCTTTCGGCAAACGAGTGTAGAGTATGTGCGCGATGAGCGTTTTGCAGGTGTCACGAAATATCCTTTGCGGAAAATGATTTCGTTTGCTCTGGATGGCATCACCTCTTTTTCGCATAAACCGTTAAAGATGGCTTCATATATTGGAGTTATTCTGTCGCTTTCCAGCTTCATCTACCTGTTCGTCGTATTGTTTCAGAAATGGTTTGAGCTGGGGACGGTCCCTGGGTGGGCTTCGATCGTAGCGATCAATCTGTTCTTCAACGGTATTGTGCTCATGCTGCTGGGGGTGATGGGGGAGTACATCGGGCGGATTTACGATGAGTCTAAGGATAGGCCGCTTTATATCGTGCGGGAGACTACAGGCTTTCAGCGAGAGGATGCAAATCCGCCTGCCCGGCCATCGTATGTGCCGGAGGGAGTGAATGCGCAGGTGGGGGAGTATGCGGGATAACGGAGGAGGACGTGTCGCTATACAGTTTCTGAAGTTCAATGCTGTCGGGCTGATCAATACGGCGATCGATTTTTCGATTTTTACTATGCTGCTGTTTTTCGGGATGGGCAGTCTTGGGGCGCAGGTCATATCATACGCTGTGGGAACGCTGAACAGTTATATATTGAATAAAAAAATTACGTTCTCCGGTCAGGAAAGCGGCTGGAGTGGACGGAGCATGTTTGTTATTGGACAGTTTGCTCGGTTTGCGGCATTGAACGCAGCGGTTCTTGCTTTATCATTAATGCTGCTTTTTGTATTAACCTCACTGGCCGGATTTCACCCGCTTACATCTAAAGTGCTGGTCACGGCTGTCACTGTAGGCTTGAATTTTTTGGGAAGCCGGAAATGGGTATTTACTAAACAAACTTATGGGCACGACAGAATGGAAGGATGAAATATCGCTAACGGAGACTGTTTTTTTAGAATATAATTTTGGATTGGATGAAGAAGACAGGCATAAGTGCAGCAGAAGTTCAATAAAGATGGATTGAGGAAAAGTGAATTAACTATCGTATTGGAGTGGGACTAATGAGGAGCAAAGCCAGAACAGTAATTGCTGCTACGCTTGCTGCAGGTTTGACGATGGGCGCGGCGAACACGGCTTTTGCAACGGTAGACGGACTGCAGGAAAATTTGATTGGATCCGAGTCCGAAACGTACGGATGGTGTCCAACACCGACGCCAACGCCGAAGCCAACACCGACACCGAAGCCAACGCCGACCCCGACACCAACGAAGACACCGAAGCCAACGCCGACCCCGACACCAACGAAGACGCCGAAGCCAACGCCGACCCCGACACCAACGAAGACGCCGAAGCCAACGCCGACCCCGACACCAACGAAGACGCCGAAGCCGACGCCGACACCGACGCCGACCCCGAAGCCAACGCCGACGCCGACACCAACGCCGACACCGAAGCCAACGCCGACCCCGACACCAACGAAGACGCCGAAGCCAACGCCGACCCCGACACCAACGAAGACGCCGAAGCCAACGCCGACCCCGACACCAACGAAGACGCCGAAGCCAACGCCGACCCCAACACCAACGAAGACGCCGACGCCAACGCCGACACCGACGCCAACACCAACACCAACACCAACACCAACACCAACACCAACACCAACACCAACACCAACACCAACACCAACACCAACACCAACACCAACACCAACACCAACACCAACACCAACACCAACACCAACACCAACACCGACACCGACGCCAACACCGACGCCAACGCCAACGCCAACACCGACGCCAACGCCAACACCAACACCGACGCCAACGCCGACCCCGACGCCAACGCCAACGCCAACGCCGACACCGACACCGACACCAACGCCGACACCAGAGCCAACGCCGGAACCGACGCCGACACCAACATCGACACCAGAACCAACGCCGGAACCGACGCCGACACCAACATCGACACCAGAACCAACGCCGGAACCGACGCCGACGCCAACATCGACACCAGAACCAACGCCGGAACCGACGCCGACGCCAACATCGACACCAGAACCAACGCCGGAACCGACGCCGACGCCAACATCGACACCAGAACCAACGCCGGAACCGACGCCGACACCAACATCGACACCAACGCCAAGACCTACCTCTACTACGTCATCGGGCTCCAGAGGTATGTCTATATACTGACTCCAAGCCCAACGCCATCACCGACTCCAACGCCAAGCCCTAGTCCAACGCCGACCGCAACCGTTAGCCCAACCCCGGTTCCAACGACAGCGCCAGTTCAGGATATCTTGCTGCCGGAAGCCGAGCCGGAAGATCAACCGCCTTCTAGTAAGCCAGAAAAAACAGAAAAAATTGACGATGTTTCCGTATCCACGCTACCTAAAACCGGGGAAGCAAGCTCCTTGCCATATTATATCGCTGGTCTTGGTTCGGTCATTGTTGGATTCTTTTTAAGAAGAAAAAGCAAAAAATCCAGTTAACCGATTTCTGAAGAAGTAAGGAGGTTATCCTCTTTACTTCTTTATTTTGAAATAGAAATATGAATAAACGCCTCTTTGCGATGAAGGAGAGTATTATGAAGAAAGTGATTCCCTATACACTCATTGTCCTCGGCCTACTTGTTATGCTGTATCCGAAAGCAAACGAATATTACGAGAATGCTCAAACACAAGAAATTTTACAAGCCATAAATAGTAGTACAAAGTCAGAATACATTGATACAGAGATTGATTCGAGGCTTTTATTAGAATATAAGGATGTTTCTCGAACACTGGAGGAAATGCCGTATTTAGAAGATGCCGGGGATAATGTAAATGAACAAATATCTCACAGCGAGCAGAAAAAAGCGGCTTCAAGCAGTGAAACAAATAATAAGAAAGCGATCGCGGTTATTAAAATTGCTAAAATAAAACTAAATCTTCCCGTCTTAGAGGGGGCTACCCAGACCAATATGAAATACGCGGCCGCTCACTTAAAAGAGACGGATCCAATAGGAGATAGTGGTAATGCGGCAATTGCCGCCCATCGGGCCAGAACTAAGGGTAGACTGTTTAATCGTCTTAATGAAATAGAGGTGGGGGACGAAATTGTTGTTGAGGTTGGAAGTAAAAGTTACGTGTATGAAACCGACAAGATCTCGATCGTAAAGCCTACAGATGTTTCTGTTCTAAAAAAAGATCCTGACAATAAAGCGGTACTTACATTAATAACATGCGATCCATTAGTTAATCCTACGCATCGGCTAATTGTTAGGGCTCAACTAAAGGAAACTATACTTTAGGAAGACCACAATTTTCTAATTGTTTTTGTGGAGGAATTC
This window harbors:
- a CDS encoding GtrA family protein — encoded protein: MRDNGGGRVAIQFLKFNAVGLINTAIDFSIFTMLLFFGMGSLGAQVISYAVGTLNSYILNKKITFSGQESGWSGRSMFVIGQFARFAALNAAVLALSLMLLFVLTSLAGFHPLTSKVLVTAVTVGLNFLGSRKWVFTKQTYGHDRMEG
- a CDS encoding glycosyltransferase family 2 protein — protein: MEIGCSVIVPMFNEEEVIEHTYHRLKQVMDCAEEGYEIIFVNDGSRDRTAQMVEAICHKDPNVKLIQFSRNFGHQVAISAGMDYASGRCVVIIDADLQDPPELILEMLSKWREGYEVVYGKRIKRKGESVFKKTTALLFYRLLGRMTKVDIPLDTGDFRLIDRKVCDVLKSLKEKNRFVRGLVGWAGFRQTSVEYVRDERFAGVTKYPLRKMISFALDGITSFSHKPLKMASYIGVILSLSSFIYLFVVLFQKWFELGTVPGWASIVAINLFFNGIVLMLLGVMGEYIGRIYDESKDRPLYIVRETTGFQREDANPPARPSYVPEGVNAQVGEYAG
- a CDS encoding class D sortase, which codes for MKKVIPYTLIVLGLLVMLYPKANEYYENAQTQEILQAINSSTKSEYIDTEIDSRLLLEYKDVSRTLEEMPYLEDAGDNVNEQISHSEQKKAASSSETNNKKAIAVIKIAKIKLNLPVLEGATQTNMKYAAAHLKETDPIGDSGNAAIAAHRARTKGRLFNRLNEIEVGDEIVVEVGSKSYVYETDKISIVKPTDVSVLKKDPDNKAVLTLITCDPLVNPTHRLIVRAQLKETIL
- a CDS encoding LPXTG cell wall anchor domain-containing protein, translating into MVSNTDANAEANTDTEANADPDTNEDTEANADPDTNEDAEANADPDTNEDAEANADPDTNEDAEADADTDADPEANADADTNADTEANADPDTNEDAEANADPDTNEDAEANADPDTNEDAEANADPNTNEDADANADTDANTNTNTNTNTNTNTNTNTNTNTNTNTNTNTNTNTNTNTNTNTNTDTDANTDANANANTDANANTNTDANADPDANANANADTDTDTNADTRANAGTDADTNIDTRTNAGTDADTNIDTRTNAGTDADANIDTRTNAGTDADANIDTRTNAGTDADANIDTRTNAGTDADTNIDTNAKTYLYYVIGLQRYVYILTPSPTPSPTPTPSPSPTPTATVSPTPVPTTAPVQDILLPEAEPEDQPPSSKPEKTEKIDDVSVSTLPKTGEASSLPYYIAGLGSVIVGFFLRRKSKKSS